Proteins from a single region of Gossypium arboreum isolate Shixiya-1 chromosome 1, ASM2569848v2, whole genome shotgun sequence:
- the LOC108480592 gene encoding uncharacterized protein LOC108480592: protein MAVLKLQSLKPRPISELSMKVGSIRCYVSSCRAVLLPRFGGPEVLQLRPDVPVPDLKPNEVLVRARAVSINPLDTRMRSGYGRSIFEPLLPLILGRDVSGEVAAVGASVKSLTVGQEVFGALHPTALRGTYTDYAILTEDELSPKPASLTHVEASAIPFAALTAWRALKSTARITEGQRLLVIGGGGAVGFSAIQIAVAAGCHVTTTCGNQSINRLMAAGAEQAVDYTSEDIESVIKEKFDAVLDTIGVPETERIGINLLNRGGHYMTLQGEAAALSDRYGLPIGLPAATAVLFKKRIQYKFSHGIEYSWIYMRADSEGLHEIRRLSEAGKLSIPVEKTFSITQVREAHEAKDKKQILGKVVLELD from the exons aTGGCTGTCTTGAAACTTCAAAGCCTAAAACCCAGACCCATTTCGGAGTTATCAATGAAAGTGGGTTCGATTCGGTGCTACGTAAGCAGCTGCAGGGCGGTGTTGCTGCCTCGATTCGGTGGACCTGAGGTGTTGCAGCTCCGGCCCGATGTACCTGTTCCTGATCTTAAGCCCAATGAAGTTCTGGTTCGAGCCCGAGCTGTTTCTATCAACCCCCTTGATACCAGA ATGCGATCGGGCTATGGTCGTTCCATATTCGAGCCGCTTCTACCTCTTATTTTGGGTCGTGATGTTAGTGGTGAAGTTGCAGCTGTTGGTGCTTCAGTGAAGTCACTGACTGTAGGGCAGGAAGTTTTTGGTGCTCTGCATCCAACTGCTCTGAGGGGTACATACACAGACTATGCTATTCTTACCGAGGACGAGCTTTCTCCGAAACCAGCTTCATTGACTCATGTg GAAGCAAGTGCCATTCCGTTTGCTGCATTGACTGCATGGCGTGCCTTAAAAAGTACTGCAAGGATAACTGAAGG GCAAAGGCTGTTAGTAATAGGTGGCGGAGGAGCAGTAGGTTTTTCTGCCATTCAGATCGCGGTTGCTGCAGGGTGCCATGTTACAACTACTTGTGGAAATCAGAGTATAAATCGATTAATGGCAGCAGGTGCTGAGCAGGCTGTTGATTACACTTCCGAG GATATTGAGTCAGTAATTAAGGAAAAATTCGATGCTGTCCTAGACACCATTGGTGTGCCAGAGACAGAAAGAATAGGCATCAATCTTTTGAATAGAGGCGGGCACTATATGACACTTCAG GGAGAGGCAGCAGCGCTGAGCGACAGGTATGGACTACCGATTGGGCTTCCTGCAGCTACAGCTGTTTTATTCAAGAAAAGGATTCAATACAAATTTTCTCACGGAATAG AATATTCATGGATATACATGAGGGCGGACTCGGAAGGTTTGCATGAGATTCGCAGATTATCGGAAGCCGGGAAGCTGAGTATACCAGTGGAGAAAACATTTTCAATAACACAAGTAAGAGAGGCTCATGAAGCTAAGGACAAGAAACAAATCCTTGGTAAAGTAGTGCTGGAACTTGACTAA
- the LOC108480975 gene encoding protein SAWADEE HOMEODOMAIN HOMOLOG 2-like: MGRPPSNGGPAFRFTQTEVADMETVLQEHHNQMPAREILESLAEKFSESTERKGRTIVQFKQVWNWFQNRRYAIRAKSSKVPGKLNVTSMPRDDSNPVRNVLQPVAAPMPPPMAAPMSTAMPATTVPVATRHMSESFMEFEAKSSRDGAWYDVATFLAHRYMETGDPEVQVRFAGFGPEEDEWVKVRKHLRQRSLPCEASECVAVLPGDLILCFQEGKDQALYFDAHVLDAQRRRHDVRGCRCRFLVRYDHDQSEEIVPLRKVCRRPETDYRLQQLHASSNTEQKPSTNPPTATTPTETMQKQQNRDVSRTPALVGVSHANVSSIAAQTANPESKNAAFTTTIATSTPAQNMQE; the protein is encoded by the exons ATGGGTCGGCCCCCTAGTAATGGTGGCCCTGCCTTCCGTTTCACCCAAACTGAG GTTGCAGATATGGAGACTGTTCTCCAAGAGCACCATAATCAAATGCCAGCTCGGGAAATCCTTGAAAGTCTGGCAGAGAAGTTCAG TGAATCAACAGAACGGAAAGGGAGGACTATTGTGCAGTTTAAGCAA GTATGGAATTGGTTCCAAAATAGGCGCTATGCAATTAGGGCAAAATCAAGTAAGGTTCCTGGGAAGTTAAATGTTACATCTATGCCTCGGGATGATTCAAATCCTGTGAGAAATGTACTTCAACCTGTTGCTGCTCCCATGCCTCCCCCTATGGCTGCTCCAATGTCCACTGCTATGCCAGCCACTACAG TTCCTGTTGCCACAAGGCATATGTCAGAATCTTTCATGGAGTTTGAAGCTAAATCTTCAAGGGATGGTGCATG gTATGATGTTGCAACCTTTTTGGCCCATAGATATATGGAAACAGGTGATCCG GAAGTACAGGTTCGTTTTGCTGGCTTTGGACCTGAGGAGGATGAGTGGGTTAAAGTTCGCAAGCATCTCAGGCAACGGTCCCTCCCATGTGAAGCATCCGAGTGTGTTGCAGTTCTTCCAGGGGACCTTATTCTTTGTTTTCAG GAAGGTAAAGATCAGGCCCTTTACTTTGATGCTCACGTCCTTGATGCGCAAAGGCGGAGGCATGATGTAAGAGGTTGTCGTTGTAGATTTTTGGTGCGATATGATCATGATCAATCTGAG GAAATTGTACCTTTGAGGAAGGTTTGCCGTAGGCCTGAAACCGATTATAGGCTGCAGCAACTGCATGCCTCAAGTAACACAGAGCAGAAACCCAGCACGAATCCTCCAACAGCCACCACTCCTACCGAAACGATGCAGAAGCAGCAGAATCGAGATGTATCGAGGACACCAGCCCTAGTAGGAGTTTCCCATGCTAATGTTTCTTCCATAGCTGCACAAACTGCTAATCCTGAATCTAAAAATGCTGCATTCACCACAACCATTGCTACCAGTACCCCTGCTCAAAACATGCAGGAATGA